The stretch of DNA TGCGAGACTGACACGTCGAGCAGGGAGGAAACTCGGGCTTAGTGAACCGGTGGTACCGCGTGGAAGGGCCATCGATCAACGGATAAAAGTTACCCCGGGGATAACAGGCTGATCTCCCCCGAGAGTCCATATCGGCGGGGAGGTTTGGCACCTCGATGTCGGCTCGTCGCATCCTGGGGCTGAAGAAGGTCCCAAGGGTTGGGCTGTTCGCCCATTAAAGCGGCACGCGAGCTGGGTTCAGAACGTCGTGAGACAGTTCGGTCTCTATCCGCTACGGGCGCAGGACATTTGAGGAGTTGCTCCTAGTACGAGAGGACCGGAGTGAACAGACCGCTGGTCTCCCAGCTGTCCCACCAGGGGCACATGCTGGGTAGCTATGTCTGGAACGGATAACCGCTGAAAGCATCTAAGCGGGAAGCCAGCCCCAAGATGAGATGTCCCACTCTATATGAGGTAAGTCTCCCGGTAGACCACCGGGTTAAGAGGTCAGAAGTGTACGCACCGCAAGGTGTTCAGCCGACTGATGCTCATCAGACGAGGTCTTGACCCTCCCCCGCCATTATCCCCTGCCCTTGAACTCTTCTCACCGTCTTGCACTGTTTTTAAGCAGTCCCACAAACCAAGACACCCCCGTGCCCACAGCGCTGTGGACCCACCCCACTCCATGCCGAACTGGGTCGTGAAACGCAGCCGCGCCAATGATACTCGGATGGCAGCATCCCGGAAAAGTCGGTCAGCGCGGGGGTTTTTTTTATCGCGGGAGTAGCTCAGCTGGTAGAGCACTACCTTGCCAAGGTAGATGTCGCGCGTTCGAATCGCGTCTCCCGCTCCACCTATGCCCCCCACCCACGTGGGGGGCGTTTTTTGCCTTGTAGTCCTGTGTTCCTCTTACGACGCGCCATTAAAAGCCATTCGCCGTTCTAAATCGCTTAGGGTCTGTTCGTAAGGACATGGGGTGATGTGTGGCACCACCGCTAAAAAGTTGGCGGCCTCCTCCAAGCTTTGATGATTGCTCTGGTGCTGCCAGCCCTTGCCTTCGGCCACGAGTTGTACCCGGTTTGGGGCCAACAAAAAGCGCACGCGACCTTCTGGGGTACGCGTATCGCTGAAGTGACGGATGATGTTCATGCGGATAGGCTAGAGGGGATTGAGGCCAAGTGCATCCGCCAAAGGATGGATTCGGGAGGAACGGGTCAGAACTGAACTACCCAGCCGTATTTTGTTTGCGCCGTATCTCTAAAGCTCCCGATAGCTTATTCTGTACGGATGCCTGTTGCTCAGCCCACGCTGCAATCCAACTCGACTTCATCTGAGCATGCAGCTTCGCATCCAGAATTTGCCCACGAAGAAGGACGATTGGCCGGAACGATAGCCGCCATGCTGCACCAGATTGACGTGTGGGAAGACCGCAACCGGAATGTGGGTGCCGACCTGGAAACCAGCGTGACGATGGCCGACACCGCCGAGGAACATGCGGCCATGCTCAGCGTGCATCTGTCTCAGCCGTATTTTGGCAGCCTACGCGTGCGGGTAGGCGGGCGCGAGCAAACGCTCTATATAGGTAAGCACGCCTTTCTGGACGTGAAGGGTGGAGCCAAAGAAGGGCACAATGTGGTGTCTTGGGACTCCGAGGTAGGCAGCTTGTTTTACACTCAATCGCTGAACTGGACACCCCGGCGCGGTGGACTGGGCACCATTCGGCGGCGGCGGCAGTTGGATGTGGCCACCAAGCGACTGCTGCGCGTGACAGACCTATACGATGATGAGGCGGGGGGCGACACTGGGGGCCGCGAGGAAGTGCTGATTCGCCGCCTTCAGGAGCAAAGTACGGCGGGCATGCGCGATGTGGTGGAGACTTTGCAGCCCGAACAAAACGAGGCGATGCGGGCACCGGCGGGCACGCCGATCATCATTCAGGGCGCGGCTGGGTCAGGCAAAACCACCATTGGTTTTCACCGCCTCGCGTGGATGATGAACGCCGAGCGCCGCGAGCACCGTGCCCGCCCCGAAGCCTGCATGGTGCTGATGCCCAACAAGGTTTTGGCGGCTTACGCAGCCCGCGTGTTGCCTGATCTGGGCATCCCCGCCGTACCTGTGACTACCCCTGAAGCGTGGGCGGTAGGGCTGTTGGGATTGGAAAAATTGGAAGTCACCGACCGTACCCTCACCCTCCTGCTGACTGATCACGACAACGCACGGCGGGCGCTGGCCTGGCGGCGGGCCAAATTGCTGGGCGACGCCCGAATGTTGGATGTGGTAAGGGCGCATATTCAGGCCAAATTTCTGACTGCTTTGCACGGGCAGCGCCTTCAGGAGCAGATCGAGATTCCGGGCCGCGATTCCGTGACCTTCTCGCAGACAGAGCAGGAACTGCATGCCCTGTTGCTCGGTGTGTTTGCCGCCGATCCGCTGTCCGGCTATCGTGCGGCCTTCCGTGCCGCAGTAGAAGCCGAAGCGTTGGCGCAGTTGAATGTGTCTGAGGCGCAGGCGATCAGCGTGTTGCGCCAACTCTCGGTACCGCTGACTAGCCTGCTGGGGCGCGTGTTTGCCTCCACCACCCCCGTAACCGAAGCCCGCCGCTTGCTGGGCAGTGCCGACGCCCTCGGCGTCAGCGGTCTGTTGAATGACCGTGAAATCCGCCTGCTGCTGGCCGATCCCCTCCAGAGCATTCCCAACCCGCGCCGCGCCCATGCCGATGTGACCGAATTGCCCGTGATGCTGGCGGTGCAGGCCCTCACAGGCGGCATTGGGCGGCAGGTGGGACGCACGTTGGAACCCTTCGACCATGTGGTGCTGGACGAAGCACAGGATTACTCGCCGCTGCTGTACGCGCTGCTGGCCCGCGCCACCCGTGAGGGTCACCTGACCGCGCTGGGCGACCTGAATCAGGGGATGCACGGCTACAAGGGGCCGAGCAACTGGGAAGCGGTTTTGGCCGTACTGCCCGCATCGGCAGGGGGGGCGCGGGTGCTAACCCTATCTCGCACCTACCGCTCGACCCGGCAGATTACCGAACTGGGCGCCCGCATCGCCTCGACCTACAACCGCGCCGCCGACGTGGTAGGTGTAGACCGTGATGGGGCCGAGGTGCAGCGGTATTCCAACGGCGTGGAGGCTGCCCTGATCGCCCGCGCAGTGAAAGACGCACAGGCCGCCGGACACGAAAATGTAGCCATCGTGACCCGCCGCGCTGCCGACGCGGATCGCCTCAGCACTGAACTACACGACCACGATACCGACGCGCAACCGATTACCACTCAGGAACACCGCTACCGGGGCGGCGTCGTCATCTTGCCCGTCAACCTGGCCAAAGGGCTGGAGTTCAGCGCCGCGATTGTCGCCAATGCCGACGCCGACACCTACGACGAATCTACCGAATACGAACGGCGGTTGCTGTACGTCAGTGCCAGCCGCGCCCTGCACTGGTTGGGCGTGGTGAGCGCGGGAGAATTGCATCCGTTGGTAGGGTAGGGGAGAGATCTAAGGAAAGAACAATCAATGACAAGAACGGGAGCCTCAGCCTATGCCAAAGCTCCCACAAGCACTTCCTGCTCGCCAGCGTTTACGGCTCGAAGCTGTCCTGAAAGGCGTAGCGGTCGCCGCGTACCCAGTAATTGACATAAGACACGCGCTTGGGGCCGCTGTAGGTGGTGCGGCGCAGCAGGAAGGCCGCCGTGCCCAGCGACACCCGGAGCAGGTCGGCTTCTTCCTGTCGAAGATTTACGGCTTCCAGATTCTGCTCGACGCGGGCCAGCGGGATGCCCATGCTGACCATCGTTTCGTGGATGCTTTCGGCGCTGAGGTTGTGATCGAGCAGCTTAGGCACGATGGCAGCGTTGATATAGCGCTTCTCGATGACCAGGGC from Deinococcus sp. QL22 encodes:
- a CDS encoding ATP-binding domain-containing protein codes for the protein MPVAQPTLQSNSTSSEHAASHPEFAHEEGRLAGTIAAMLHQIDVWEDRNRNVGADLETSVTMADTAEEHAAMLSVHLSQPYFGSLRVRVGGREQTLYIGKHAFLDVKGGAKEGHNVVSWDSEVGSLFYTQSLNWTPRRGGLGTIRRRRQLDVATKRLLRVTDLYDDEAGGDTGGREEVLIRRLQEQSTAGMRDVVETLQPEQNEAMRAPAGTPIIIQGAAGSGKTTIGFHRLAWMMNAERREHRARPEACMVLMPNKVLAAYAARVLPDLGIPAVPVTTPEAWAVGLLGLEKLEVTDRTLTLLLTDHDNARRALAWRRAKLLGDARMLDVVRAHIQAKFLTALHGQRLQEQIEIPGRDSVTFSQTEQELHALLLGVFAADPLSGYRAAFRAAVEAEALAQLNVSEAQAISVLRQLSVPLTSLLGRVFASTTPVTEARRLLGSADALGVSGLLNDREIRLLLADPLQSIPNPRRAHADVTELPVMLAVQALTGGIGRQVGRTLEPFDHVVLDEAQDYSPLLYALLARATREGHLTALGDLNQGMHGYKGPSNWEAVLAVLPASAGGARVLTLSRTYRSTRQITELGARIASTYNRAADVVGVDRDGAEVQRYSNGVEAALIARAVKDAQAAGHENVAIVTRRAADADRLSTELHDHDTDAQPITTQEHRYRGGVVILPVNLAKGLEFSAAIVANADADTYDESTEYERRLLYVSASRALHWLGVVSAGELHPLVG